A single Anopheles arabiensis isolate DONGOLA chromosome 2, AaraD3, whole genome shotgun sequence DNA region contains:
- the LOC120897300 gene encoding WD repeat and HMG-box DNA-binding protein 1 has product MPFKRSPMRYAHIMGYTSVTYQDDGNCIISVGYDGDFRIWNGIGDDDPPTVCVGEHVWSALQYGDRVLVATDLNTVQAYKYPSLDKDGIEFRFTAFVTCMAKNKRFIAAGSEDATIKVLSVDDGEQFELENLEGPVLSMDASKQDLLAASIGDGKLHIWDMKTKELKKTIQDLPKVKSFERVLHFSSPTFEPKKGNLLAYPNGKEVILLNTTSWDVVKKFVNPKLSTTLTVCRFSPMGDYLAAGSESGDICIWDCETGKLVEGDKPYDANPITKLVWNPKNNGELALSDGNGQVGTVTDIFVEGGEDDAEGADIVAMAEKEDDDEDDDAFDDLFNAHLKPDERDSENDASGDDEGNENCIELEKLKSQVMGPTQKSDGAMSDAGFDDDDRGTVRSERLAVAKSYPQQHPFQPSSTPNSLEHCYLVYNHVGIVRRHATDKENSIEVEFHDSQQHHGIHLNNFLNHTMAGLSETVLAMACPNEDGNPSKIVCINQAAFGKREWTYTMPGCEEIIAVTASDKIVVVATDSRLLRVYTARGTQREVIAVAGPIVALAAYGDHFLVAYHSAPANEDQHISLMIVTCVNFKLRCREVRVPLTAGSEMQWVGYSDRGSPAVYDTAGMLNIYHATSNLWLPIYNAEYLQTKGASDHLFIIKVSESTQHVQLVLCRGSKYPLTTPKPIPMEVKFALPMCDLESEKECLEDDLVRSLYLKVNDADKLMKETAVKLFALACKNECEQRAKELVETIASSHLIPLVIKYASKIRRYHLADSLAPLLPTFQEQEVQEEKMEQESVRENAAIVNELQHINLEAITKKDTTPKIKPLPVGTKKPTNPFRKSTAAATDGISSPASSSGHTGANSSNPLEHLTGKAIGFSASRSSSPSVGSKLTSSSVDATGGQDENRPQNSGGGTSTPGMKFLPWFELNRDDLQRKHPEADEQQLIKIGMREFKAQQAKGVSSDAASSPADGGSAKRKLDASDAPESGVSKLAKFGFVKSG; this is encoded by the exons ATGCCGTTCAAGCGATCCCCAATGCGCTATGCGCACATCATGGGCTACACAAGCGTCACATATCAGGATGATGGAAA CTGCATTATCAGTGTAGGATACGATGGAGATTTCCGCATCTGGAACGGTATTGGGGATGACGATCCGCCGACCGTTTGTGTGGGTGAGCACGTATGGTCCGCGCTACAGTACGGCGATCGGGTGCTAGTTGCGACGGACCTGAACACGGTCCAGGCGTACAAATATCCCTCGCTGGACAAGGATGGAATCGAGTTTCGTTTCACTGCCTTTGTGACCTGCATGGCAAAGAACAAACGG TTCATTGCCGCTGGTTCTGAGGATGCCACGATTAAAGTCCTGTCCGTGGACGATGGCGAGCAGTTTGAGCTGGAAAACCTGGAAGGGCCCGTTCTAAGCATGGACGCCAGCAAACAGGATTTACTGGCGGCGAGCATCGGCGATGGAAAACTTCACATCTGGGATATGAAAACGAAGGAGCTGAAGAAAACAATACAGGACCTGCCAAAGGTGAAAAGCTTTGAGCGCGTTCTGCACTTCT CATCACCCACATTTGAGCCCAAAAAGGGTAACCTACTCGCCTATCCGAATGGGAAGGAGGTAATCTTGCTGAACACCACCAGCTGGGACGTGGTGAAGAAATTCGTCAATCCAAAGCTGTCCACTACGCTGACTGTGTGTCGGTTTTCTCCGATGGGCGATTATCTTGCGGCGGGCAGTGAAAGTGGAGACATTTGCATTTGGGATTGCGAAACCGGCAAGCTAGTCGAGGGTGATAAGCCGTACGACGCGAACCCAATCACGAAACTCGTCTGGAATCCGAAGAATAACGGAGAGCTGGCGTTATCGGATGGCAATGGGCAGGTTGGCACGGTTACGGACATTTTCGTCGAGGGCGGCGAGGACGATGCCGAAGGTGCGGATATTGTGGCGATGGCCGAGAAGGAGgacgatgatgaggatgacgATGCGTTCGATGATCTGTTCAACGCGC ATCTTAAGCCGGATGAAAGGGATAGCGAAAATGATGCATCGGGTGACGACGAGGGGAATGAGAACTGTATCGAGCTGGAAAAGTTGAAATCGCAAGTGATGGGCCCAACGCAGAAATCGGATGGCGCAATGTCCGATGCCGGGTTCGATGACGACGATCGTGGTACGGTGCGCAGCGAGCGCTTGGCGGTGGCAAAGTCCTACCCCCAGCAGCACCCTTTTCAGCCCAGCTCAACACCGAATTCGTTGGAGCATTGCTATCTGGTGTACAATCATGTCGGAATCGTGCGGAGACATGCGACCGATAAGGAGAACTCGATCGAGGTGGAGTTTCATGACTCGCAGCAACACCACGGCATTCATTTGAACAATTTCCTCAACCACACGATGGCAGGGCTGAGCGAAACCGTGCTGGCCATGGCTTGCCCCAACGAGGACGGTAACCCGAGCAAGATTGTGTGCATCAATCAGGCCGCATTTGGCAAGCGCGAGTGGACGTATACGATGCCGGGCTGCGAGGAGATCATTGCCGTGACGGCATCGGATAAGATCGTCGTCGTTGCCACGGACAGTCGGCTGCTGCGCGTGTACACGGCGCGTGGCACTCAGCGGGAGGTGATAGCGGTGGCGGGACCTATCGTTGCACTTGCCGCGTACGGGGATCACTTTTTGGTGGCGTATCACAGTGCGCCGGCCAACGAGGATCAGCACATCAGTTTGATGATCGTGACGTGCGTCAACTTTAAGCTGCGCTGTCGGGAAGTGCGCGTACCACTGACGGCCGGGTCGGAGATGCAGTGGGTTGGATATTCGGATCGAGGATCGCCCGCGGTGTACGATACGGCGGGCATGTTGAACATTTATCACGCCACATCGAACCTTTGGCTGCCGATTTATAATGCAGAATATTTG CAAACAAAAGGTGCATCAGACCATCTGTTCATCATCAAGGTTTCGGAATCGACCCAGCACGTGCAGCTGGTGTTGTGCCGTGGGTCAAAGTATCCGCTAACCACCCCGAAACCCATCCCGATGGAAGTGAAGTTTGCCCTTCCAATGTGTGATCTGGAGAGTGAAAAGGAATGTCTTGAAGACGATTTGGTACGTTCGCTTTACCTCAAAGTGAACGATGCTGATAAGTTAATGAAGGAGACGGCTGTCAAACTGTTTGCG CTTGCCTGTAAAAATGAATGTGAACAGCGTGCGAAGGAGCTGGTGGAAACGATCGCCTCGAGTCATTTAATTCCGCTGGTGATTAAGTATGCGAGCAAGATTCGACGGTATCATCTGGCGGACAGTTTGGCACCATTGCTACCAACGTTCCAGGAACAG GAAGTGCAGGAGGAAAAAATGGAGCAGGAAAGCGTCCGAGAGAATGCGGCCATCGTGAACGAACTGCAGCACATCAATCTTGAGGCGATCACGAAGAAAGATACCACACCGAAAATA AAACCGCTTCCAGTTGGCACGAAAAAGCCCACCAATCCATTCCGTAAATCGACGGCCGCTGCAACCGACGGCATATCGTCACCCGCATCGTCCTCGGGCCATACCGGTGCCAACAGCAGTAATCCGTTGGAGCATTTGACCGGCAAAGCGATTGGATTTTCGGCctctcgcagcagcagcccgagcGTTGGCAGCAAACTGACATCGTCGTCGGTCGACGCAACGGGAGGACAGGACGAAAATCGGCCACAGAACAGTGGCGGCGGCACCTCAACGCCCGGCATGAAGTTTCTCCCTTGGTTCGAGCTCAATCGAGACGACCTGCAGAGAAAGCATCCGGAAGCGGACGAACAGCAGCTCATCAAAATTGGCATGCGTGAGTTCAAGGCACAGCAGGCGAAAGGTGTATCGAGCGACGCGGCATCATCCCCGGCGGACGGCGGATCGGCGAAGCGGAAGCTGGACGCGAGTGATGCACCAGAATCGGGTGTGTCGAAATTGGCAAAGTTTGGCTTCGTGAAGAGTGGTTAG
- the LOC120898841 gene encoding uncharacterized protein LOC120898841 isoform X1 encodes MTMSHLLKQTKKCCAKIIRKLSFNPVSATNGSSGGADHSPTNNGHGLNNRITTAKYVLHKNCTPTRCKVQPRDGTVVDDGAVEGWMAADTRMAPDAHGAFYPLGEERSSSNPSPPPIPETQNNYKLSRSMKNLPKKRTNITANKNVNLRKCFRLRSKTFDGPLALEGGDGGGRTMQESTLGSTPSIVEGSNHHRSEGVGGERRETMTAADSMTLASNNSSSRLIGAKLDKISKSLMRSGDGEGSTLDIAKPLFLSASKHRRSNYNHIEGCDDDDAVIRGNDANGHWRQEEELVLTSATGTSALGRRESRLEQETTLSTMVEEQDPAAAAAEQTPSVMERLTVAETAAALLFEKVKYDRTKRYLIDQLTDGGGGGGEHGAASSPPSASSCCPSPFHLAKSEDFVDPWKNYNIRPSGTGWDKVSKSPWDSSAKPSPVRGELSKAPLTHTFVEVPPHQQQQHQPQQQTSLPSYQPMRTHWNPFEYSPAHLARLAAAGVNAQSTPPPHQQQQQQFRPAFQVQTDVWENLNSKHYEIDTDVVWRSTRCSSRRTSASTVETWIDDETFDNSFNEELERRCATLKICE; translated from the exons ATGACCATGTCGCATCTActgaagcaaacgaaaaaatgcTGCGCGAAG ATAATTCGCAAACTGTCCTTCAATCCGGTCTCGGCGACGAACGGCAGCAGTGGTGGGGCCGACCATTCACCGACCAACAATGGGCACGGGTTGAACAATCGCATCACGACGGCCAAGTACGTGCTGCACAAGAACTGCACGCCGACCCGGTGCAAGGTGCAGCCGCGGGACGGAACCGTCGTGGACGATGGCGCCGTCGAGGGCTGGATGGCCGCGGACACGCGCATGGCTCCGGACGCGCACGGTGCCTTCTATCCCCTCGGGGAGGAACGGTCCTCCTCGAACCCATCGCCACCGCCCATCCCCGAGACGCAGAACAACTACAAGCTGAGCCGAAGCATGAAGAACCTGCCGAAGAAGCGCACCAACATCACCGCCAACAAGAACGTGAACCTGCGCAAATGCTTCCGATTGCGCTCCAAGACGTTTGACGGACCGTTGGCCCTGGAGGGTGGTGATGGCGGTGGGCGGACAATGCAGGAAAGTACGCTCGGAAGCACTCCCTCGATCGTGGAAGGCAGCAACCACCATCGTAGCGAAGGCGTTGGAGGCGAACGGCGTGAAACGATGACGGCGGCTGACTCGATGACACTGgcgagcaacaacagcagcagtcggCTGATCGGAGCGAAGTTGGACAAGATCAGCAAGAGTCTGATGCGGTCCGGGGATGGGGAGGGTAGTACGCTCGACATTGCCAAGCCACTGTTCCTGTCCGCGAGCAAACATCGGCGCAGCAACTACAACCACATCGAGGGAtgcgatgatgacgatgcggTGATAAGAGGAAACGATGCCAACGGGCACTGGAGGCAAGAGGAAGAGCTGGTACTGACATCCGCCACGGGGACATCCGCTCTCGGCAGGAGAGAGTCCCGCTTGGAGCAGGAAACGACCCTCTCGACGATGGTGGAGGAGCAAGacccggcggcggcggcggccgaaCAGACGCCGTCGGTGATGGAGCGGCTGACGGTGGCGGAGACGGCGGCGGCACTGCTCTTCGAGAAGGTCAAGTACGACCGCACCAAGCGCTACCTGATCGACCAGCTGACGGACGGTGGAGGCGGGGGAGGAGAGCACGGGGCCGCCAGTAGCCCGCCGAGCGCTTCGTCCTGCTGCCCGTCCCCGTTCCATCTGGCGAAGAGTGAGGACTTTGTCGATCCGTGGAAGAACTACAACATCCGGCCGAGTGGGACGGGCTGGGACAAGGTGTCCAAAAGCCCGTGGGATTCGTCCGCCAAGCCGAGCCCGGTGCGCGGCGAACTCAGCAAAGCGCCGCTGACGCACACGTTCGTGGAGGTCCCgccgcaccagcaacagcagcaccagccgcagcagcaaaccTCCCTACCGTCCTACCAGCCGATGCGCACCCACTGGAACCCGTTCGAGTACTCGCCGGCACATCTCGCCCGGCTTGCCGCGGCCGGAGTCAACGCCCAGTCGACTCCTCCGccacatcagcagcagcagcagcaattccGGCCAGCGTTCCAGGTGCAGACGGACGTCTGGGAGAACCTGAACAGCAAGCACTACGAGATCGACACGGACGTGGTGTGGCGGTCGACCCGCTGCTCCTCCCGCCGTACCAGCGCCAGCACGGTCGAGACGTGGATCGACGACGAAACGTTCGACAACTCCTTCAACGAGGAGCTGGAGCGGCGCTGTGCTACGCTGAAGATTTGCGAGTGA
- the LOC120898841 gene encoding uncharacterized protein LOC120898841 isoform X2, with protein MIIRKLSFNPVSATNGSSGGADHSPTNNGHGLNNRITTAKYVLHKNCTPTRCKVQPRDGTVVDDGAVEGWMAADTRMAPDAHGAFYPLGEERSSSNPSPPPIPETQNNYKLSRSMKNLPKKRTNITANKNVNLRKCFRLRSKTFDGPLALEGGDGGGRTMQESTLGSTPSIVEGSNHHRSEGVGGERRETMTAADSMTLASNNSSSRLIGAKLDKISKSLMRSGDGEGSTLDIAKPLFLSASKHRRSNYNHIEGCDDDDAVIRGNDANGHWRQEEELVLTSATGTSALGRRESRLEQETTLSTMVEEQDPAAAAAEQTPSVMERLTVAETAAALLFEKVKYDRTKRYLIDQLTDGGGGGGEHGAASSPPSASSCCPSPFHLAKSEDFVDPWKNYNIRPSGTGWDKVSKSPWDSSAKPSPVRGELSKAPLTHTFVEVPPHQQQQHQPQQQTSLPSYQPMRTHWNPFEYSPAHLARLAAAGVNAQSTPPPHQQQQQQFRPAFQVQTDVWENLNSKHYEIDTDVVWRSTRCSSRRTSASTVETWIDDETFDNSFNEELERRCATLKICE; from the exons ATG ATAATTCGCAAACTGTCCTTCAATCCGGTCTCGGCGACGAACGGCAGCAGTGGTGGGGCCGACCATTCACCGACCAACAATGGGCACGGGTTGAACAATCGCATCACGACGGCCAAGTACGTGCTGCACAAGAACTGCACGCCGACCCGGTGCAAGGTGCAGCCGCGGGACGGAACCGTCGTGGACGATGGCGCCGTCGAGGGCTGGATGGCCGCGGACACGCGCATGGCTCCGGACGCGCACGGTGCCTTCTATCCCCTCGGGGAGGAACGGTCCTCCTCGAACCCATCGCCACCGCCCATCCCCGAGACGCAGAACAACTACAAGCTGAGCCGAAGCATGAAGAACCTGCCGAAGAAGCGCACCAACATCACCGCCAACAAGAACGTGAACCTGCGCAAATGCTTCCGATTGCGCTCCAAGACGTTTGACGGACCGTTGGCCCTGGAGGGTGGTGATGGCGGTGGGCGGACAATGCAGGAAAGTACGCTCGGAAGCACTCCCTCGATCGTGGAAGGCAGCAACCACCATCGTAGCGAAGGCGTTGGAGGCGAACGGCGTGAAACGATGACGGCGGCTGACTCGATGACACTGgcgagcaacaacagcagcagtcggCTGATCGGAGCGAAGTTGGACAAGATCAGCAAGAGTCTGATGCGGTCCGGGGATGGGGAGGGTAGTACGCTCGACATTGCCAAGCCACTGTTCCTGTCCGCGAGCAAACATCGGCGCAGCAACTACAACCACATCGAGGGAtgcgatgatgacgatgcggTGATAAGAGGAAACGATGCCAACGGGCACTGGAGGCAAGAGGAAGAGCTGGTACTGACATCCGCCACGGGGACATCCGCTCTCGGCAGGAGAGAGTCCCGCTTGGAGCAGGAAACGACCCTCTCGACGATGGTGGAGGAGCAAGacccggcggcggcggcggccgaaCAGACGCCGTCGGTGATGGAGCGGCTGACGGTGGCGGAGACGGCGGCGGCACTGCTCTTCGAGAAGGTCAAGTACGACCGCACCAAGCGCTACCTGATCGACCAGCTGACGGACGGTGGAGGCGGGGGAGGAGAGCACGGGGCCGCCAGTAGCCCGCCGAGCGCTTCGTCCTGCTGCCCGTCCCCGTTCCATCTGGCGAAGAGTGAGGACTTTGTCGATCCGTGGAAGAACTACAACATCCGGCCGAGTGGGACGGGCTGGGACAAGGTGTCCAAAAGCCCGTGGGATTCGTCCGCCAAGCCGAGCCCGGTGCGCGGCGAACTCAGCAAAGCGCCGCTGACGCACACGTTCGTGGAGGTCCCgccgcaccagcaacagcagcaccagccgcagcagcaaaccTCCCTACCGTCCTACCAGCCGATGCGCACCCACTGGAACCCGTTCGAGTACTCGCCGGCACATCTCGCCCGGCTTGCCGCGGCCGGAGTCAACGCCCAGTCGACTCCTCCGccacatcagcagcagcagcagcaattccGGCCAGCGTTCCAGGTGCAGACGGACGTCTGGGAGAACCTGAACAGCAAGCACTACGAGATCGACACGGACGTGGTGTGGCGGTCGACCCGCTGCTCCTCCCGCCGTACCAGCGCCAGCACGGTCGAGACGTGGATCGACGACGAAACGTTCGACAACTCCTTCAACGAGGAGCTGGAGCGGCGCTGTGCTACGCTGAAGATTTGCGAGTGA